The DNA sequence AAAGTTTTCCAATATTCTATGATTTTTTTTTTTTTTATTTTTTCCAATGTTTGGAACATCTTTCTTTTTCTTACATAATCAAAAGTAATTTTATCTGGAGCGATTAATCCACCTTTTGCTCCCATTTCAATACTCATATTACAAATTGTCATTCTTCCTTCCATACTCATTTTTTTAATAGTGGTACCTGTATATTCTATAAAAAAACCAACTCCAGCATTCACTCCTAATTTTGATATGATATACAAAATTGCATCTTTTGGAGTTACTCCTTTTTTTAAATATCCATTTAATTGAATTTTCATTTGTTTAGGTTTAGATAACAATAAACATTGACTAGCCATAACCATGGTAATTTGACTGGTTCCAATTCCAAATGCTATGCTGCCAAAAGCACCATGAGTAGAAGTATGACTATCTCCACAAACTATGGTCATTCCAGGTAAAGTATAACCTAATTCAGGACCAATTACATGAACTATTCCATTATTTTTATTTCCTAATCCATATAATTTGATTCCATATTTATTGCAATTATCTGTTAATAAGTTAATTTGTCTTCTAGATAAAGAATCCGAAATAGGCAAATGTTGATTAATTGTAGGAACGTTATGATCCACTGTTGCTATGATTTGATTAGGGTTAAAAATAGATAAATTTCTTTTTTTTAACTCTGAAAATGCTTGTGAACTAGTTACTTCATGTATATAATGTCTATCTACATAAAGAACATATATTTCATTTTCTAGTTTTTTAATAATATGTTCTTCCCAAATTTTATCAAATAATGATTTTGCCATCGTTATAGAACGTTAATTATTCTATTATTTTTCGTGTTATGATTTTTATTCAAAATTTTATTATTATTTATTTCATTACTGTTTAAATTAGCTTTTTCTAATATTGCTTTTAATTCCATATCAGTAATTTCTTTATTTTCATCTGCATACTTTATAAAAATGGAATAAACTAAATCCAAAAAATTTTTTTTCAAGAAGAATCCCAATTTTTTATATCGATAATCTAAAGCGGCTCTTCCACTTCTAGCTGTAAGGATTATTGATGATTGATCTATTCCAATATCTTTTGGATTAATACTCTCATAAGTTTCTCTTTTTTTTATGATTCCATCTTGATGGATTCCAGAAGAATGAGAAAAAGCATTAATTCCTACTATAGCTTTATTGAATTGTACTTTCATTCCCGTACATTTTGATACCAAATGACTTGCAGAAGAAATCAATTTTGTATTAATTTTAGTAAATAAATTTAAATGGGGTTTTTGTTTAATAATCATAACAATTTCTTCTAGAGAAGTATTTCCTGCTCTTTCTCCAATTCCATTAATTGTACATTCTACTTGTTTCGCTCCATTCGTAATGCCAGCTAATGAATTAGCTGTAGCTAGTCCTAAATCATTATGACAATGAGTTGATAATATAATTTTATGAATTCCTTTTACATTTTCTTTTAAAAAACGTATTTTATATCCATATTCTTCTGGTAAACAATATCCTGTAGTATCAGGAACATTAATAACTGTTGCTCCATATTTGATTACATTTTCACAAATTTTTGCTAAAAATTCATTTTCTGTACGTCCTGCATCTTCTGCATAAAACTCTACATCTTCTACATATTTTTTTGCATGTTTCACAGCATAAATCGCTCTTTCTATAATTTTTTCCGGAGTGCTATTAAATTTATAGCGAATATGATAATAAGAAGTTCCTATTCCAGTATGAATTCTCGGAAATTTAGCATATTTTAATGCTAACCCTGCAATTTCTATATCTTTTTCTACGGCCCTAGATAAGGCGCAAATTATTGTATTTGAAACTGATTTACAAATTTTTTGAACAGATTGATAGTCTCCTGGACTTGAAATAGGAAAACCAGCTTCAATCACATCTACTCCTAAATATTCTAACTTTTTAGCAATTTTTACTTTATCTTTAGTGTTCAATTTACACCCTGGAACCTGTTCTCCATCTCGCAAAGTCGTATCAAAAATATGTATTCTATTTTTTTCCATATTATTGGATAATTTTCATCAAAACTATTTTTTTTCAAAAAAAAATAGAAATAATTTATTGTAATATTTACAATACCTAATTAATAAAATTAATTTATATATTTCTATTAATCAAGTTAAATATCATTATAAAATTACAATGTCTAATTCTAAATCAGATCATCTTTTTTTATTAATTCAAACTTTATCAAAATCTGAAAAAAGAAATTTTATACTTTATTCAAATCGAATAAAAAAAAATAAACATACTAAGTTTATGAAATTATTCGAAATCATGAGAAAAATGAATTTTTATGACGAAAAAAAAATATTAAAAAATGTTCCCATTAAAAAAGAGCAATTATCTAATGTGAAAGCCCATTTATACAATCAAATATTGATTAGTCTAAAAAAAATACAAAATACTGTAGAAAACTATGATATAAAAATTCGCGAATATTTAGATTTTTCTAAAATTTTATATAATAAAGGTTTATATATACAAAGTTTAAAATTATTAAAAAAAGCAAAAATAATTGCTAAATCATACGAATCTAATACCATTCTTTTAGAATTAATAGAATTTGAAAAAATGATAGAATCTCAACATATAACTAGAAGTCTTTATTCTAAAAATGTAGAATTATCCGAAGAATCAAAAGAATTAATTGAAAGAATTCAATGTAACAATACGTTATCTAGTCTATCTTTAGAATTGTATGGTTTATATTTAAAAGTAGGATATGTTAGAAATGAAAAAGATAAAATATTTATAGAAACATATTTTCGAACAAATCTTCCAAAAATTGATATTAAAAAACTTAGTTTTTATGAAAAATTATTTTTATATCAATCTCAAGTTTGGTATCATTATATCCGACAAGATTTTATTATGTGTTATAGATCATCTTATAAATGGATTGAATTATTTCAAAATTATAAAAATGCAAAAAAAATGGCTCCTGTAAGCTATTTAAAAGGATATCATTATTTATTAGATTCTTTATTTTATTTGAATTATTACTCAAAATTTATTCATGTCTTTCAACAATTCGAAAAAGAAATCCAAAATGGAGAAATATTGATAAATGAAAATACTAAAATGTTAATTTTTATGTATACATACACTAACCGTATCAATAAACATTATATGGAAGGAAGTTTTTCGGAAGGAGTCAAAAAAGTAATTCCATTATTATTTATAGAACTTAATAAAATATCTAACCGTATAGATTCTCATTATATTATGATTCTTTATTATAAAATTTCTTGTTTATATTTTGGAAGTGGAGATAATGAAAATACTATCCGGTATTTATCCAAAATTATGGAAAATAAAAAAAAAAATTTACGACAAGATCTACAATGTTTTTCTAGACTTTTATATTTAATTGCGTGTTACGAAAGTGGATTAGATGAAAATATGGATCGAAAAATTCGATCTACATATAAATTTTTTATCCAAATGGATGATTGGTATGTTGTACAAAAAAAAATTATTCATTTTTTTAAAAACTTGGGAAATGTTTATCCACATCAAATTAAAAATCATTTTAAAAAATTAAAAGATCAATTAATAAAATATTATGACCATCCTTATGAAAAAAGGATTTTTCTGTATTTAGATATTATTTCTTGGATAAATTCAAAAATAGAAAATAAACCTGTAGAATTAATTATAAAAGAAAAATTTATCAAAAGTAATAAAAAATAATTTAAAAAATTAATTCAATAAAAATATAACTCTAAAAATAAGAATCATAAAATATGAAAAAATAAAATGAATGAAAGCTTTTAATAAAAAAGATAAATGTGAAACACCGTAACAATCGATAATTGAATAAAAAAAAACAAAAATACTGAAAAATAATTTCATTGTACTACATAACATATAAACATATGGAGAAATATATTTGTTTTTTTGTTTTATAAATAAATAGGACATGAAAAATAAACTATTTATAGGAAATAAAAAAATATATATTTTTAATATAAAAGGTAAATATATTTTAAAAAAAATTGTATTGTAAATAATGTGAACTAAACTAAAAAAAAAAGTAAATAAATTGTACATTGCGATTTTTTTTATCATAATCAAATAATTTAAAATTACTATTATTTTTTTATGCAAAATATTATTGATGAACTCTCATGGAGAGGTTTAATTAAAAATAAAGTTCCTGGTGTAGAAAATCAATTGAAAAAACCTACTACCATGTATATAGGTTTTGATCCTACATCTGATTCTTTACACGTAGGAAGTCTTTTACCTATTATTATGTTAATTCATTTTCAAAAAAAAGGACATAAATCTTTAGCATTAATTGGGGGATCTACAGGATTTATAGGAGATCCTTCAGAAAAAAAAGATCGAAGAATCTTTTTGAGTAAAAAAAATTTGGAAAAAAATTCGGAATCTATAAAAAATCAAATATTAAGACTTTTAAAAGTTTATTCAAAAAAAATAGAATTGTTAAATAATTTTGATTGGATTAAAAATATTCCTTTTATCGATTTTATTCGTGAAATAGGAAAATATATTACTGTAAATCAAATGATATCTAAAGATTCTGTAAAAAAAAGAATTCATAATAAGAAAAACGGGATATCTTTTACTGAATTTTCTTA is a window from the Blattabacterium cuenoti STAT genome containing:
- the leuC gene encoding 3-isopropylmalate dehydratase large subunit; translation: MAKSLFDKIWEEHIIKKLENEIYVLYVDRHYIHEVTSSQAFSELKKRNLSIFNPNQIIATVDHNVPTINQHLPISDSLSRRQINLLTDNCNKYGIKLYGLGNKNNGIVHVIGPELGYTLPGMTIVCGDSHTSTHGAFGSIAFGIGTSQITMVMASQCLLLSKPKQMKIQLNGYLKKGVTPKDAILYIISKLGVNAGVGFFIEYTGTTIKKMSMEGRMTICNMSIEMGAKGGLIAPDKITFDYVRKRKMFQTLEKIKKKKIIEYWKTLKTDNNTVFDQEYVLDAEDIEPMITYGTNPGTAIKIYEKIPKINIDHKSIYYMGLSIGESLIGKMINYIFIGSCTNSRIEDLRLVASIIKGKKKADHVQVMIVPGSNQVVKQAEKEGLDKIFKDSGFDFRQPGCSACLGMNEDKIPSGEYCVSTSNRNFEGRQGTGSRTLLVSPLTAAIIAIKGKIVDINKYIHEKIYDAN
- a CDS encoding 2-isopropylmalate synthase, translating into MEKNRIHIFDTTLRDGEQVPGCKLNTKDKVKIAKKLEYLGVDVIEAGFPISSPGDYQSVQKICKSVSNTIICALSRAVEKDIEIAGLALKYAKFPRIHTGIGTSYYHIRYKFNSTPEKIIERAIYAVKHAKKYVEDVEFYAEDAGRTENEFLAKICENVIKYGATVINVPDTTGYCLPEEYGYKIRFLKENVKGIHKIILSTHCHNDLGLATANSLAGITNGAKQVECTINGIGERAGNTSLEEIVMIIKQKPHLNLFTKINTKLISSASHLVSKCTGMKVQFNKAIVGINAFSHSSGIHQDGIIKKRETYESINPKDIGIDQSSIILTARSGRAALDYRYKKLGFFLKKNFLDLVYSIFIKYADENKEITDMELKAILEKANLNSNEINNNKILNKNHNTKNNRIINVL